One genomic segment of Candidatus Nitrospira nitrificans includes these proteins:
- a CDS encoding DUF2269 family protein, translating into MNTYLLLRFAHLLGLMLMSAGLIGVFVSDVRSRQVRDLKLFAQAVTLIAVFYDGLVVPGALLLLASGTWLIVSYYNGWSFLAVPWLAGMVLLFAFEFIEGNTITRMYFMRLRRLAREALAVERMTSELARARSERLASFTHFLDIPILVVIVSLGALRPNDWTQFFAATALAIAVASLLNYAIPRIYPWGGEEETT; encoded by the coding sequence ATGAATACCTATCTCCTGCTACGCTTTGCGCATCTGCTCGGCCTGATGCTCATGTCGGCCGGCCTGATCGGCGTCTTTGTCTCCGACGTACGATCCCGTCAGGTGCGCGATCTGAAATTGTTTGCGCAGGCGGTGACGCTGATCGCGGTCTTCTACGACGGATTGGTCGTTCCGGGTGCGCTGCTTTTGCTCGCAAGCGGAACCTGGTTGATCGTCTCTTACTACAACGGGTGGAGCTTCCTCGCCGTTCCATGGCTTGCCGGCATGGTCCTTCTTTTTGCCTTCGAGTTCATCGAGGGGAACACCATCACGCGGATGTACTTCATGCGGCTACGACGTCTCGCGAGGGAAGCCCTCGCGGTGGAGCGAATGACTTCTGAACTCGCACGCGCCCGCAGCGAACGACTCGCATCGTTCACACATTTCCTGGATATCCCAATCCTTGTGGTGATCGTGTCGCTCGGCGCGCTGCGACCGAACGACTGGACGCAATTCTTTGCGGCAACAGCGCTGGCGATCGCGGTGGCTTCGCTGTTGAACTACG
- a CDS encoding ferredoxin--NADP reductase, translating to MGLPLGTAVEIDGPYGDLSLHEDPARPAVFLAGGIGVTPFRSMILDATKRGLPHRLFLFYSNRSPEEAAFLSELIEIAKRNPRFKLIATMTETGGTRTDWPMERGRITREMIVKHVGDVATPVYYVAGPPAMVSAMETLLRGAGVKGEDLHAEIFTGY from the coding sequence ATGGGCTTGCCCCTGGGGACAGCCGTCGAGATCGATGGACCCTACGGAGATCTATCGCTGCACGAAGACCCCGCGAGGCCGGCGGTTTTTCTCGCGGGCGGGATTGGCGTCACGCCGTTTCGGAGTATGATCCTGGACGCGACGAAGCGCGGACTTCCTCACCGTCTATTTCTTTTCTACAGCAACCGCAGTCCCGAGGAGGCCGCCTTCCTTAGCGAACTGATCGAGATCGCGAAGCGGAACCCGCGATTCAAGCTGATCGCGACGATGACCGAAACGGGCGGGACTCGCACGGATTGGCCCATGGAGCGAGGGCGCATCACGCGAGAAATGATCGTGAAACACGTCGGCGATGTCGCGACGCCCGTCTACTATGTCGCCGGACCGCCCGCCATGGTCTCCGCAATGGAAACACTCCTCAGAGGCGCTGGGGTCAAGGGCGAGGACCTGCATGCGGAGATATTCACCGGCTACTGA
- a CDS encoding transposase, which translates to MRRGKHPVYIDECGFVSSTARRHGYAPKGQRVDGLVSGHRRPRTSLIAARMDGRLAEPCLFEGTCDTTVFNAWLKTRLCPRLNVHHLVIMDNAAFHTAPETAQLIAATGATLLFLAPYSPDLNPIEHDFAALKKRREYQDQTTLDDIVRGYQ; encoded by the coding sequence GTGCGCCGTGGCAAACACCCCGTGTACATCGATGAATGCGGGTTTGTGTCTTCGACGGCGCGGCGGCATGGATATGCGCCCAAAGGCCAGCGTGTGGACGGCCTGGTTTCCGGGCATCGACGGCCCCGCACGTCGCTCATCGCCGCTCGCATGGATGGGCGACTCGCCGAACCCTGTCTATTCGAAGGCACCTGCGATACAACCGTCTTCAACGCCTGGCTGAAGACGCGGCTGTGCCCGCGTCTGAACGTCCACCATCTCGTGATCATGGACAACGCCGCATTTCATACCGCACCCGAAACAGCGCAGCTCATCGCAGCGACTGGCGCGACCCTGCTGTTTCTCGCGCCCTATTCTCCCGACCTCAATCCCATCGAGCATGACTTCGCCGCTCTCAAGAAGCGCCGCGAGTATCAGGACCAGACCACCCTCGACGACATCGTGAGAGGCTATCAATGA
- a CDS encoding IS630 transposase-related protein has product MRCSTDLRQRVVEFVRGGGSKAEAARRFKVGEASVYRWLKPGGLTYQRPGPRRARKLDWEQLRRHVEAQPDQTQAERARQFQVSRHCIWNALRKLGVTRKKKTGLFRTRPAPTKTVPPPSRAVRAPWQTPRVHR; this is encoded by the coding sequence ATGAGATGCTCAACAGATTTGCGCCAACGGGTTGTGGAGTTTGTTCGCGGTGGAGGCAGCAAGGCCGAAGCGGCTCGGCGGTTCAAGGTCGGTGAGGCGAGCGTGTACCGCTGGCTCAAGCCTGGCGGCCTGACGTACCAGCGTCCCGGCCCTCGCCGGGCCCGCAAGCTGGATTGGGAGCAGTTACGTCGGCATGTGGAGGCACAGCCCGATCAGACTCAAGCGGAACGGGCGCGGCAGTTCCAGGTCTCGCGGCACTGTATCTGGAACGCGCTGCGAAAATTGGGGGTGACCCGTAAAAAAAAGACTGGGCTATTCCGAACGCGACCCGCTCCGACGAAAACAGTTCCTCCGCCTTCGCGAGCGGTTCGTGCGCCGTGGCAAACACCCCGTGTACATCGATGA